The Spirosoma foliorum genome has a window encoding:
- a CDS encoding n-acetylglutamate synthase, which translates to MYNNKTFRSVTNTPNGEVSGDTLFHYHQEGSIVWAEYSGGAIVKGFLIATLRENNCLDMRYQHVNNQGELMTGQCHSTPELLADGRIRLNERWQWTSGDNSSGESVVEEVVE; encoded by the coding sequence GTGTACAACAACAAAACCTTCCGCTCCGTCACCAATACGCCCAATGGCGAAGTGAGTGGCGACACGCTTTTTCATTACCATCAGGAAGGCTCAATTGTGTGGGCAGAGTATAGTGGCGGGGCTATCGTCAAAGGATTTCTGATAGCAACATTGCGGGAAAACAATTGCCTGGATATGCGATACCAGCACGTCAATAATCAGGGAGAATTGATGACTGGTCAATGCCACTCCACACCCGAGCTGCTCGCTGATGGGCGTATTCGCCTTAACGAACGCTGGCAGTGGACTAGTGGCGACAACTCATCGGGCGAATCTGTAGTTGAAGAAGTTGTCGAATGA
- a CDS encoding peptidylprolyl isomerase, protein MRHLTGGFLLAILVTACKTTTPVVQQTPPQPVILTLGNKAFTTDDFFQSFTKNQLSSDSAQHTDVKGYFDLYTNLKLKVLAAETEGRDTTEAFREEMNTYRKQLAQSYMTDKVLVESLTAEAYQRMQEDVNASHILIPVSEDALPADTLKAYETALALRKKALAGEDFAKLASAHSQDATTAPNGGNLGYITAFGVVYPLETAAYTTPIGGISQPTRTRFGYHILKVNNRRPSRGRVRVAHILVRMSPSADDAGQKMAKERIDAAYARLQKGEPFELVCRELSDDATSKTNGGVLPMSTPDRPWVPTFDDAAFSLAKPGDYSKPVHTNYGWHIIKLIERKNLEPYATMAPSLHQRVTTDSRAEVLRQATILKLRKEYAVQEDKSTLEAALTKADTSLLRGQWRYTEPLDPALQNKNIVTISGKPSTVNDFFAYVRQRQQPPRNPALSATSSAPATTPVQGSPVVAMRRLFDRFVGDRLLATEEANLDKKSAEFRSLMNEIRDGVLLSQVMEKNVWERSMVDSTGQRQYFEQRKANYRLPERAVATIVVAQNDSLLKQATTALSGRPLYQLRRSAAPITFDKNQTVLTQNLRETLFDILVAMGHNPDYVIEVTGSHDPTERDSVSANRIRSVVGYLQKNGISLSRIMEKDYQGARPGVSKDAQRNVTFQYFSNAKDDVIKTINSKYPVATGALPALSLTEGVFAQGANPYLDAIAQWKVGTTTLHRDNKAIAVIISRIDPPRAKTFAEARGTVINEYQAMLEQQWLNQLRQTYPVKVNEAEIQKLVK, encoded by the coding sequence ATGCGCCATTTAACAGGCGGTTTTTTACTGGCCATTCTTGTAACAGCCTGTAAAACAACCACGCCGGTTGTTCAGCAAACACCCCCGCAACCAGTTATTTTGACTCTGGGGAACAAAGCTTTTACGACCGATGATTTCTTTCAGTCGTTCACCAAAAATCAGTTATCCTCCGATTCGGCCCAGCACACCGATGTAAAAGGATATTTTGATCTCTATACAAATCTTAAGCTGAAAGTACTGGCTGCCGAAACCGAAGGCCGCGATACAACGGAGGCTTTTCGGGAGGAAATGAACACCTACCGGAAGCAACTGGCGCAATCGTACATGACCGACAAAGTACTGGTCGAATCCCTCACGGCCGAGGCTTATCAGCGTATGCAGGAAGATGTCAATGCATCCCATATTCTGATACCTGTTTCCGAAGATGCGCTGCCTGCCGATACCCTTAAGGCGTATGAAACAGCGTTGGCGTTGCGTAAAAAAGCATTAGCTGGCGAAGATTTTGCCAAATTGGCGAGCGCTCATTCGCAAGACGCAACGACCGCTCCAAACGGAGGAAACCTGGGTTATATTACGGCCTTTGGCGTTGTTTACCCACTCGAAACAGCCGCTTACACAACCCCCATTGGTGGCATTTCGCAGCCCACTCGAACTCGGTTTGGCTATCATATTCTCAAAGTCAACAACCGTCGGCCGAGTCGGGGGCGTGTTCGGGTAGCACATATATTGGTCCGCATGAGTCCAAGTGCCGACGATGCGGGGCAAAAAATGGCGAAAGAACGGATCGACGCTGCCTACGCCCGTTTACAAAAAGGAGAGCCTTTCGAACTGGTTTGTCGTGAGCTATCCGACGATGCAACCTCGAAAACAAACGGGGGTGTTTTACCCATGTCTACCCCCGATCGACCCTGGGTTCCGACTTTCGACGATGCAGCTTTTAGCCTAGCCAAACCCGGCGATTATTCCAAGCCTGTTCATACCAACTACGGCTGGCATATCATTAAGCTCATTGAACGCAAAAATCTGGAGCCCTACGCAACAATGGCTCCTTCGTTACATCAGCGGGTTACTACCGACAGCCGGGCCGAAGTACTAAGGCAAGCCACGATCCTTAAACTTCGCAAAGAATATGCTGTTCAGGAAGATAAGTCTACGCTGGAAGCTGCGTTAACCAAAGCCGATACTAGCTTGCTTCGGGGCCAATGGCGATATACAGAGCCACTTGATCCGGCTTTACAAAACAAGAATATCGTTACCATCTCAGGCAAACCGTCGACGGTTAACGATTTCTTCGCCTATGTTCGCCAACGGCAGCAACCTCCCCGCAACCCAGCGTTATCGGCGACATCGAGTGCACCCGCCACCACGCCTGTTCAGGGGTCGCCAGTTGTTGCGATGCGTCGGTTATTTGATCGATTTGTGGGGGATCGCCTTTTAGCCACCGAAGAAGCGAATCTGGACAAAAAGTCTGCCGAGTTTCGGTCGCTAATGAATGAAATCCGGGACGGTGTATTGCTCTCTCAGGTAATGGAGAAGAACGTTTGGGAGCGGTCGATGGTCGATTCAACAGGTCAGCGTCAGTATTTTGAACAGCGTAAAGCCAATTATCGCCTGCCCGAGCGTGCCGTTGCAACGATTGTTGTTGCCCAAAACGACAGCCTTCTGAAACAAGCTACAACAGCACTTAGTGGCCGCCCGCTCTACCAACTTCGCCGGTCGGCAGCTCCGATAACGTTTGACAAAAACCAGACAGTTCTCACGCAAAATCTGCGTGAAACCCTCTTCGACATTCTGGTTGCAATGGGCCATAATCCCGATTACGTTATTGAGGTAACTGGTTCGCACGACCCTACCGAGCGTGATTCTGTTTCGGCAAATCGGATTCGGAGTGTTGTGGGTTATTTGCAAAAAAATGGCATTTCGCTGAGCCGCATTATGGAAAAAGATTACCAGGGAGCCCGACCAGGCGTATCCAAAGATGCTCAGCGGAACGTAACCTTCCAGTACTTCAGCAATGCCAAGGACGATGTAATCAAAACCATCAACAGCAAATATCCAGTAGCCACTGGTGCGTTACCTGCGCTGTCCCTTACCGAGGGCGTCTTTGCCCAGGGAGCGAATCCCTACCTTGACGCTATCGCCCAATGGAAAGTAGGTACAACGACCCTTCACCGTGATAATAAGGCGATTGCGGTGATCATCAGCCGAATTGACCCCCCACGAGCCAAAACATTTGCTGAGGCACGTGGCACGGTCATTAACGAATACCAGGCCATGCTTGAGCAACAATGGCTTAATCAACTTCGGCAAACCTATCCGGTGAAGGTCAACGAAGCCGAAATTCAGAAGTTAGTTAAGTAA
- a CDS encoding peptidylprolyl isomerase — MKKVISSVLFILVGCLLTAPTFGQGISLNKIIAKVDNYYVLKSDLDEATQSYVGQNQTPPAKCQLLESLVVNKMMLAKAEIDSVVVDDKIVDSELDSRMQYMIQQFGSEKSIVEAYGKSLEMLKSELRTQVKEQKVVQKMQQKITTDVKVTPRDVRKFFDAIPKDSLPYMPADVEVGQIVRFAKPTKEQKEALRQRLLDLKHRVEKGEDFAKLAKENSEDVGSGEKGGDLGFAKRGMMVAPFEGAALKLKPNEMSDVVESEFGLHLIQLLETRGAEYHARHILLRPDYNRLDLSGPTHYLDSLKNLIQLDSLKFEKAAHDYSEDKNTADAGGLLRDPQTGSSRMAMDGSMEYAMFQMLDTMQVGKISSPLPYRTEDGKSAVRLLYFKTKVPPHTADFTKDFEKLQTIVLQNKKNRAIDDWFKKSIADVYITVDPEFHSCRIFGTTQNSAANLSGGN, encoded by the coding sequence ATGAAAAAAGTAATCAGCAGTGTGCTCTTTATTTTGGTTGGTTGCCTTCTGACAGCACCTACCTTTGGCCAGGGCATCAGTCTTAACAAGATCATCGCAAAAGTAGATAACTACTACGTGCTGAAATCAGATCTTGACGAAGCCACCCAATCGTACGTTGGCCAAAACCAGACACCTCCCGCAAAATGTCAGTTACTGGAAAGTCTTGTTGTTAACAAAATGATGCTGGCAAAAGCCGAGATTGACTCGGTTGTTGTCGATGATAAAATTGTAGACAGCGAACTCGATTCCCGAATGCAGTACATGATACAGCAGTTCGGTTCTGAAAAAAGCATCGTTGAAGCCTATGGCAAAAGCCTGGAAATGCTGAAAAGTGAACTTCGGACGCAAGTAAAAGAGCAGAAGGTTGTTCAGAAAATGCAGCAGAAAATCACGACCGATGTGAAGGTGACGCCACGTGATGTTCGTAAGTTCTTCGATGCGATTCCTAAAGACAGTCTTCCGTACATGCCCGCTGACGTAGAGGTGGGGCAGATTGTTCGGTTTGCGAAACCTACTAAAGAACAAAAAGAAGCGCTTCGTCAGCGATTACTGGACCTCAAACATCGGGTTGAAAAAGGAGAAGACTTTGCGAAACTAGCCAAAGAAAACTCTGAAGACGTTGGTTCGGGAGAGAAAGGTGGAGACTTAGGTTTTGCCAAACGAGGCATGATGGTTGCGCCTTTTGAAGGAGCTGCCCTGAAACTAAAACCGAATGAAATGTCGGATGTTGTGGAATCTGAATTCGGTTTACACTTAATCCAGTTGCTAGAAACCCGTGGTGCCGAATACCATGCCCGCCACATTCTGCTTCGCCCAGACTACAACCGTTTAGATTTAAGTGGTCCAACCCACTATTTAGACAGCCTTAAGAATCTGATTCAACTTGATTCGCTGAAATTTGAAAAAGCAGCGCACGACTATTCAGAAGACAAAAACACAGCCGATGCTGGGGGCTTACTCCGTGATCCTCAAACGGGTAGCAGCCGCATGGCGATGGATGGCTCAATGGAATATGCAATGTTCCAGATGCTTGATACCATGCAGGTAGGCAAGATTTCGTCGCCACTACCTTACCGTACGGAAGATGGCAAAAGTGCGGTACGATTATTGTATTTTAAGACTAAGGTTCCACCTCACACGGCCGACTTCACGAAAGACTTCGAAAAATTGCAGACAATTGTGCTTCAGAACAAAAAGAACCGCGCCATCGATGACTGGTTCAAAAAATCAATCGCCGATGTATACATCACGGTTGATCCTGAATTCCACAGTTGCCGAATATTCGGAACAACCCAGAACAGTGCGGCCAACCTAAGTGGAGGCAATTAG
- a CDS encoding AAA family ATPase: MPYSSDVAAAEALSNSYQKLKSEISKVVIGQDETVRLLLTAIFCQGHCLLVGVPGLAKTLLIQTIAGALDLDFNRIQFTPDLMPSDILGSETLDQERNFKFIKGPIFANIILADEINRTPPKTQAALLEAMQEYSVTIAGQKYNLGRPFFVLATQNPIEQEGTYPLPEAQLDRFMFNIYLDYPSYQSEVDIVKSTTSDRKYEVQRVVTGEEIREFQQLVRRVPVVDNVVEYAVKLVHKTRPNTEMASSDANQYLEWGAGPRASQSLILAAKCNALLSGKYSPDIEDVRAVALPILRHRVVRNFKAEAEGISVEQLIKRLL, from the coding sequence GTGCCTTACTCATCAGACGTCGCGGCTGCAGAAGCCCTTAGCAACTCTTACCAAAAACTCAAAAGCGAAATCTCGAAAGTCGTAATTGGTCAGGACGAAACCGTTCGGCTGTTGTTGACGGCTATTTTTTGCCAGGGACATTGTTTGTTAGTAGGTGTGCCAGGGCTGGCCAAAACGCTGCTGATCCAGACAATTGCTGGGGCGCTGGATCTGGACTTCAATCGAATTCAGTTCACGCCCGACTTAATGCCTTCGGATATTCTGGGCTCAGAAACACTTGATCAGGAGCGCAATTTCAAATTTATCAAAGGCCCTATTTTTGCCAACATTATTCTAGCCGATGAAATCAACCGGACTCCGCCTAAAACGCAGGCTGCTCTGTTGGAAGCGATGCAGGAATATTCGGTAACGATTGCGGGTCAAAAATACAATCTGGGACGCCCCTTTTTCGTGCTGGCTACCCAAAACCCCATTGAGCAGGAAGGTACGTATCCGCTCCCCGAAGCACAGTTAGACCGGTTCATGTTCAATATCTACCTGGATTATCCGTCTTACCAATCAGAAGTTGATATCGTAAAAAGTACTACCTCTGATCGTAAATACGAGGTTCAGCGCGTAGTTACGGGCGAAGAAATTCGGGAGTTCCAGCAACTGGTTCGCCGAGTGCCTGTAGTTGACAACGTGGTTGAATACGCGGTTAAGCTTGTCCATAAAACACGTCCCAATACCGAAATGGCATCTTCTGATGCGAATCAATATTTAGAGTGGGGCGCAGGTCCACGGGCCTCGCAATCGCTTATTCTGGCAGCTAAGTGTAATGCATTACTTTCGGGCAAATACTCCCCCGATATTGAAGATGTTCGGGCGGTAGCGTTACCAATTCTGCGCCATCGGGTTGTCCGCAACTTTAAAGCAGAAGCCGAAGGAATTTCCGTTGAGCAATTGATCAAGAGATTGCTTTAG
- a CDS encoding L-rhamnose mutarotase, producing MKNDSLDLVEPLKAIYYKRFCKTVELKNDAGLIDAYKKVLAPGAGWPEIAQGMKEVGIMTMELYLLGTTLFMIMDIVADFDLVRAMTELASKPRQNEWEAHIAQFHDITTVATANQKWQLVVMQTH from the coding sequence ATGAAAAACGATAGCTTAGACTTGGTAGAGCCTCTGAAAGCCATCTATTACAAGCGTTTCTGCAAGACAGTGGAACTGAAGAATGATGCCGGACTGATCGACGCCTACAAAAAAGTCCTTGCTCCTGGAGCGGGATGGCCCGAAATCGCCCAGGGAATGAAGGAGGTTGGGATTATGACCATGGAACTTTACCTGTTGGGGACCACACTGTTTATGATTATGGATATCGTAGCCGACTTTGATCTCGTCCGGGCTATGACCGAACTAGCCAGCAAACCCCGCCAGAACGAATGGGAAGCCCATATAGCGCAATTTCATGATATCACAACGGTGGCCACCGCTAACCAGAAATGGCAGCTGGTTGTCATGCAAACCCACTAA
- a CDS encoding PDZ domain-containing protein, which produces MKPLRSIFMTNQTQSMLRLLLLALVLCPFWAFSQTVFYVSLNGSDTNPGSRTKPFASIDKALVAARRTAGPVSIRLFGGTYHLTQLIRFTAADSRKANEPLALTSTDNQPVTLSGGAVLTNLHWKEGSNGIWQTPIAQDLIFDELIVNGQRQRMARYPNYDPSARFLGGTAADAVSAERAARWKSPDGGYVHALHRAEWGDFHYQITGKNDKGEPTLEGGWQNNRRMGMHVRHRFVENVLEELDTTNEWYYDKKAKILFFKPPKGLALKAATFETPQLTHLVEFTGTEANPVKNIHLSGLTLTQTIRTFMQNREPLLRSDWTIYRGGAVLYEGAMNCSLANCTLYNLGNNAVFFNNFNRDCQVSGCLIREIGASAICFVGDPKAVRSPSFEYNQFVPLAQIDRTPGPKTTNYPADCKVYDNLMFDLGYVEKQSAGVELSMCQGITVSHNTIYDLPRAGINVSEGTWGGHIIEYNDVFNTVKESGDHGSFNSWGRDRYWHPNKRVLDSIVATNYDLALLDVVKPIILRYNRMRCDHGWDIDLDDGSSNYLIYNNLCLNGGLKLREGVGRVVENNIMINNTFHPHVWFKNSHDVFRHNIVTTGYLPIGITNWGQEIDHNIFPDSVALAQARQRGTDQHSVYGDPQFIDLGKGDFRVKDGSIALAAGFKNFPMDSFGVVSPRLKKLAKPVPQPTLIKLDKVGDTESIQFMRATVKNLTTLEERSATGMDEARGVLVVCVPIGAEAAKFLQVNDVILSFNDKKINTLRDLFEARLLVIGSSTNVVVFRNQKELKQEIELHEKR; this is translated from the coding sequence ATGAAGCCACTCAGGTCTATCTTCATGACGAACCAAACACAATCCATGCTTAGGCTTCTGCTACTGGCTCTGGTCCTATGTCCGTTCTGGGCTTTTTCCCAGACTGTTTTCTACGTTTCACTCAACGGTAGCGATACTAATCCGGGATCGAGGACGAAGCCTTTTGCTTCAATAGATAAGGCCTTGGTGGCAGCCCGCCGAACTGCCGGCCCCGTGTCGATCCGGTTATTTGGCGGAACCTATCATCTGACTCAGCTCATCCGGTTTACGGCTGCCGATTCCCGGAAAGCTAACGAGCCATTGGCGCTAACCTCTACTGACAACCAGCCAGTGACCCTGAGCGGTGGAGCCGTATTGACGAATCTGCATTGGAAAGAGGGCTCTAACGGAATCTGGCAGACACCAATTGCGCAGGATCTGATCTTTGATGAGTTGATTGTCAACGGGCAACGCCAGCGCATGGCCCGCTATCCCAACTACGACCCTTCGGCCCGGTTTCTGGGAGGAACAGCTGCCGATGCGGTCAGTGCGGAACGGGCGGCTCGATGGAAATCGCCAGACGGGGGCTACGTCCATGCTTTGCATCGAGCCGAGTGGGGTGATTTTCATTACCAAATTACCGGGAAGAATGATAAAGGAGAACCGACGCTCGAAGGTGGCTGGCAGAATAACCGCCGAATGGGAATGCACGTCCGACACCGGTTTGTGGAGAACGTTTTGGAAGAACTGGATACGACTAACGAGTGGTACTACGATAAAAAGGCTAAAATTCTGTTTTTCAAGCCGCCGAAAGGGCTTGCCCTTAAAGCCGCCACCTTCGAAACCCCGCAACTTACTCATTTAGTCGAGTTTACCGGTACGGAAGCCAATCCGGTAAAAAACATTCACCTGTCTGGCCTGACGCTCACGCAAACCATTCGCACCTTCATGCAGAACCGGGAGCCACTATTACGGAGTGACTGGACCATTTACCGGGGCGGAGCCGTGCTGTATGAGGGAGCCATGAATTGCAGCCTAGCCAACTGTACACTTTATAACCTGGGTAATAATGCGGTCTTTTTCAACAATTTCAACCGAGACTGTCAGGTATCGGGATGCCTGATTCGGGAAATCGGGGCTAGTGCCATCTGTTTTGTCGGCGACCCCAAGGCCGTTCGTTCGCCGAGCTTTGAGTACAATCAGTTTGTCCCGCTGGCTCAGATTGACCGAACGCCCGGTCCTAAAACGACCAATTACCCAGCCGACTGCAAGGTGTACGATAACCTGATGTTCGATCTGGGGTATGTTGAAAAACAATCGGCAGGGGTGGAATTATCCATGTGCCAAGGCATTACGGTGAGCCATAACACGATTTACGACCTACCCCGCGCAGGCATCAACGTAAGCGAAGGAACCTGGGGTGGTCACATCATCGAATACAACGACGTATTCAACACCGTAAAGGAAAGCGGTGATCACGGTTCGTTCAATTCCTGGGGCCGGGATCGCTACTGGCATCCAAACAAACGGGTACTCGACTCTATTGTGGCAACGAATTACGATCTGGCCCTGCTCGATGTCGTGAAACCCATTATCCTCCGGTACAATCGGATGCGGTGCGATCACGGCTGGGACATCGATCTGGATGATGGGTCAAGCAATTACCTCATCTACAACAACTTGTGCCTGAATGGGGGTCTAAAGCTCCGCGAGGGCGTCGGGCGGGTGGTAGAAAACAACATCATGATTAACAATACGTTTCATCCCCATGTGTGGTTCAAAAACAGCCATGACGTATTCCGCCATAACATCGTAACCACCGGATATCTACCCATTGGCATCACCAACTGGGGCCAGGAAATCGATCACAATATTTTTCCCGATTCGGTAGCCTTGGCCCAGGCGCGACAACGCGGAACAGACCAGCATTCCGTGTACGGTGATCCTCAGTTCATCGATCTCGGAAAGGGTGACTTTCGGGTAAAAGACGGTTCGATTGCGCTGGCCGCCGGGTTCAAAAACTTTCCGATGGACAGCTTTGGCGTAGTTTCTCCCCGCTTGAAAAAGCTCGCTAAACCAGTGCCGCAGCCAACCCTCATTAAACTGGACAAAGTTGGTGACACCGAATCGATCCAGTTTATGAGAGCAACGGTCAAGAATTTGACGACACTGGAGGAACGGTCGGCAACGGGGATGGACGAAGCGCGGGGAGTACTGGTGGTATGTGTGCCTATCGGTGCTGAAGCGGCAAAGTTCCTCCAGGTCAATGACGTTATTCTATCATTCAATGACAAAAAAATTAATACGCTACGAGACCTCTTCGAGGCACGTCTTCTGGTGATCGGGTCAAGCACCAACGTAGTTGTTTTTCGTAATCAAAAGGAATTAAAACAAGAAATTGAATTACATGAAAAACGATAG
- a CDS encoding response regulator, which yields MYEGTGIGLALVYSLTSRLGGTISVRSQVEGADQPSGTHFLVELPIQQMGNYRETNPPVAPTTQIDFMYAAAQAIDSGPQEHLPLILVVEDNTEMREFIVAELAATYRIRSAANGYEGWLLAKEELPDVIIADLMMPRMDGYALIEQIRNDPVTDHIAVILLTASIESDSRRKGFEYGADEYVTKPFNVGALRLRLRNLLNRQQKLRDQYRQQFAQPGTLSPLATVQDQFLRRLYQLIEERLDDSSLNIDWLAKQLAVSKKTLYLKVQTLIQLSPNEVIRQYRLRKAIDLLKAGHNASETTYLVGFESPSYFAKVFKDFYHQTPTDYIRN from the coding sequence GTGTATGAGGGAACCGGCATCGGGTTAGCCTTAGTCTATAGCCTTACCTCGCGATTGGGCGGTACGATCAGTGTTCGAAGCCAGGTAGAAGGGGCTGACCAACCATCAGGAACTCATTTTTTGGTAGAACTACCCATTCAGCAAATGGGAAATTATCGGGAGACCAACCCACCAGTTGCGCCCACGACACAAATTGACTTCATGTATGCTGCTGCTCAGGCTATTGATTCCGGGCCTCAGGAACACTTGCCCTTGATTCTGGTGGTTGAGGATAATACAGAGATGCGCGAGTTTATCGTGGCTGAACTAGCGGCTACGTATCGAATTCGTTCGGCGGCCAATGGCTATGAAGGCTGGTTGTTGGCAAAAGAAGAACTACCCGATGTCATAATAGCCGATCTGATGATGCCGCGAATGGATGGCTATGCGCTCATTGAACAGATCCGAAATGACCCGGTAACCGATCATATTGCTGTCATCCTATTAACGGCCAGCATCGAATCCGATAGTCGACGGAAAGGGTTCGAATACGGAGCTGATGAATACGTAACCAAACCATTTAATGTGGGTGCACTCCGATTAAGGCTGCGCAATTTGCTGAATCGTCAACAGAAACTGCGGGATCAATACCGTCAGCAGTTTGCTCAGCCTGGCACATTATCCCCATTGGCAACCGTACAGGATCAATTTCTTCGTCGGTTGTACCAACTGATTGAGGAACGCTTAGATGATTCCTCGTTAAATATCGACTGGTTGGCTAAGCAACTGGCCGTTAGTAAAAAGACGCTTTACCTGAAAGTACAAACGCTTATACAACTTTCACCGAATGAAGTCATTCGTCAGTATCGACTTCGCAAAGCGATTGATCTACTCAAAGCGGGTCACAATGCATCCGAAACGACGTATCTGGTGGGTTTTGAGTCGCCCTCGTATTTTGCTAAAGTTTTTAAGGATTTTTACCATCAAACGCCTACAGATTATATAAGGAATTGA
- a CDS encoding sensor histidine kinase: MKPLLSTYFLFLFVNTIQAQSVVLNNPNQTYLIFENCAALPIEPGQKITLDSLLHHPDTYRFSTLKQRPFQSDNKHSYWFKVDLINPTLDNYFLRCYYASDLVQVYEIANNQLIDSCQIDFHGTSNQDLFQRSRSILPLQLRQGQTRTLYFFVPNMSIPDLHIGIMSAQRLTKEIHFQDLLNGLFYGFIFIIVIYSLLLGIRLGDRDNILYALSTVVTTSIGISSNGTLLELPGNWVIALKDNHGVHTGISVLFQIGFILSFLQLRQRAPWLYRGGVALAVVVAIATAGVFSMYLLRQQQGHHLQDYLGITTAFPLTFFGTLAGITVAIKGYRPGLFYALGSISVLICTGLFVLSLYGVFPFMFWNQNGASIGLILEIIFFLLGLTYKINQLKKKQDEAILEQLRLTQENQTLIETQNRVLEEKVEQRTAELKASQAQLIQKEKLASLGELTAGIAHEIQNPLNFVNNFSAVSTELVDELQEGPLQLLPESEKAYSDAILGDLRHNMQKINHHGNRASSIVKGMLEHSRVSNGERQLTDLNKLANDYLRLAYQNQRAKDNLFTCQLVTSFDPTIPAIQLDSQDIGRVLLNLYNNAFYAIRQWEKQQTNGYQPMLEVSSYAQNGYVALRVKDNGPGIQEPIKDKLFQPFFTTKPPGEGTGLGLSLSYDIVTKGHAGDLLVDSQEGRGATFTVQLPI; this comes from the coding sequence ATGAAACCCTTATTATCCACCTACTTCCTCTTCTTATTTGTGAATACTATTCAGGCTCAATCCGTAGTTCTGAACAACCCGAATCAAACCTATCTCATTTTTGAGAACTGCGCTGCCCTCCCCATTGAGCCGGGACAAAAAATTACGCTAGATTCCCTACTACACCACCCGGATACGTATCGCTTTTCTACTCTTAAACAAAGGCCTTTCCAATCCGACAACAAGCACTCCTATTGGTTCAAAGTTGATCTGATCAACCCCACCCTCGACAACTACTTCCTGCGTTGTTATTACGCGAGTGATTTGGTTCAGGTTTATGAAATAGCCAACAATCAGTTGATAGATAGTTGTCAGATTGATTTTCATGGCACTTCCAACCAGGACTTATTTCAACGAAGCCGGTCAATCCTTCCACTACAGCTTCGGCAGGGGCAAACCCGTACTCTGTACTTTTTTGTCCCCAACATGAGTATACCTGATCTTCACATCGGTATTATGTCGGCGCAAAGGCTCACCAAAGAGATCCATTTCCAGGACCTGCTCAACGGCCTTTTTTATGGGTTCATTTTCATCATTGTCATTTATAGTCTGCTGCTAGGTATCAGGCTTGGGGATCGCGATAATATATTGTATGCCCTATCGACTGTTGTTACGACGTCTATTGGGATTAGCTCAAATGGAACACTGCTTGAATTACCCGGCAACTGGGTGATCGCACTCAAGGACAACCATGGCGTACATACTGGCATCAGTGTTCTCTTCCAGATAGGGTTTATACTTTCGTTTTTACAACTCAGGCAACGGGCGCCCTGGTTGTACCGGGGCGGTGTAGCACTAGCTGTAGTGGTTGCCATAGCCACAGCCGGTGTATTTAGTATGTATCTATTGCGTCAACAACAGGGTCATCACTTACAAGATTATTTAGGCATCACAACTGCGTTTCCTTTAACTTTTTTTGGGACGCTGGCTGGGATTACCGTTGCCATCAAAGGTTATAGGCCAGGATTATTTTATGCTCTGGGTAGTATATCGGTTCTTATATGTACCGGTCTATTCGTACTGAGCTTATACGGCGTATTTCCGTTTATGTTCTGGAATCAGAATGGTGCATCGATTGGTCTAATTTTAGAGATTATTTTCTTCTTGCTAGGGCTTACCTACAAAATCAATCAGCTGAAAAAGAAGCAGGATGAAGCCATTCTGGAGCAACTCCGGTTAACTCAGGAGAACCAAACCCTCATCGAAACCCAGAACCGAGTGCTGGAGGAAAAAGTTGAACAGCGTACCGCCGAACTCAAAGCTTCTCAGGCGCAATTGATCCAAAAAGAGAAACTGGCCAGCTTAGGCGAACTGACCGCTGGCATAGCCCATGAAATCCAGAACCCATTGAACTTCGTTAACAACTTCTCTGCGGTCAGTACCGAATTAGTCGATGAACTTCAGGAAGGCCCCTTACAGTTGCTGCCCGAATCCGAAAAAGCTTATTCCGATGCCATTCTAGGCGACCTTCGGCATAATATGCAAAAGATTAACCATCATGGTAACCGAGCCAGCAGTATTGTCAAAGGGATGCTGGAACACTCGCGGGTAAGTAATGGAGAACGCCAGCTTACTGATCTCAATAAACTGGCGAATGATTACCTACGATTAGCGTATCAGAATCAGCGAGCTAAAGATAATTTGTTCACTTGTCAGCTAGTCACCTCATTTGACCCAACTATTCCTGCCATTCAACTGGATAGTCAGGATATTGGCCGGGTATTATTAAATCTATACAACAATGCCTTTTATGCCATTCGGCAATGGGAAAAGCAGCAAACCAATGGTTACCAACCCATGCTTGAAGTAAGTAGCTACGCTCAAAATGGTTATGTGGCCCTCCGAGTTAAGGATAACGGCCCCGGTATTCAGGAGCCAATTAAAGACAAACTGTTCCAGCCTTTTTTTACCACCAAGCCGCCGGGAGAGGGAACTGGGTTAGGCCTGAGTTTAAGTTATGACATTGTTACGAAAGGGCATGCGGGGGATTTACTCGTAGATAGTCAGGAAGGACGGGGAGCTACCTTCACGGTTCAGTTACCTATCTAA